The stretch of DNA ACAGCCGTTACACCACCGCCAATGTGATTAGATCCAAGGGGGATGGGTTGGATGAGATTTGTAAAAACAATGGCATTGGCCGTTTGCACAACGGACACATCATTGGCAATCGTATTAGCGTTATACTGGGGATGATTGACAATTCTAGAGAGCTGATGAGTAGTTCCGCCCGCAGTCCTTGAGTGTGCACCCAAAACGACAATTGTGTTGCCTGTTGTGCGGCCAACAGTGCAATGAGCAGCTGAGACAATCCATCGATTGTTGGCAATGCTACCACCGCAGAAATGAGCATTAGCCGATGTTCTGAGGGAGGCCTGATAGGGGAACTGGCCCGGTGAGGCGGTATTCCCGCCAACAATGAAATTCTCAGCATACTCCGTGACTcctacttcattctgaaggtGCCACACGGCGCTTATAAAGTCATGGGGTGTTGGAAGATCTGGAGAAGGtcagaaattcattaaaatcagCAGATTATTTAAAATCTGATAACGGTCTAACAGTTCAGACAAGTTCTAAGGAGATCAGGAGAAGATCAGACTTAA from Lutzomyia longipalpis isolate SR_M1_2022 chromosome 4, ASM2433408v1 encodes:
- the LOC129795365 gene encoding trypsin alpha-3-like, translated to MIKFFILTTLAVAALGSDLPTPHDFISAVWHLQNEVGVTEYAENFIVGGNTASPGQFPYQASLRTSANAHFCGGSIANNRWIVSAAHCTVGRTTGNTIVVLGAHSRTAGGTTHQLSRIVNHPQYNANTIANDVSVVQTANAIVFTNLIQPIPLGSNHIGGGVTAVASGWGLTSSPGSLAANLQFVHVQTLTNANCRNNIGGNGALVFDHKICAGGVVGQGVCTADSGGPLAAGNTCIGIVSWGIPCARGFPDVYDRVSSHRNWIVGHF